The Paenibacillus sp. genome has a segment encoding these proteins:
- a CDS encoding glycoside hydrolase family 68 protein, which translates to MHQGIRSKFVKVALCTSVLAGSLATVGATGFAKVSEDFTAVWSRQQAEQVALTKETTAPNIDLNYELVAPDMWVWDTWPLQNRDGSLATVKGYRVAFALVAPHTYTWHERHTHARIGMFYSKNGKDWTYAGIPYDYDKALGHMQWAGTAMLDEKGKVHLFYTATTDMNANGGKAWDETNWTQRAEQRIAKTTFDIGADRDGVHLTNEGKHQIILEADGYHYETVENWNGNIIPAFRDPFFFQDPNTGKEYIIFEGQAGSNRAQLKPENIGDEEYRQTHSVPAGAEKYSGNIGIAEVLDQDVTKLKLLPPLLESVGTNHQLERPHVVVNGDNYYLYTISHTFTYASGLTGPDGVYGFVGKGGIRSDYKPLNGSGLVIGNPSDNPYQAYSWMVLPDETVISFINEPRDENGQVHYAGTFAPTLKLNVDGDKTEIVKEMQPGEITPFGANR; encoded by the coding sequence ATGCATCAAGGAATTCGCTCGAAATTCGTTAAGGTGGCGCTGTGCACGTCGGTGCTCGCAGGCAGTCTGGCGACGGTCGGCGCAACCGGATTCGCGAAAGTATCGGAAGATTTTACGGCCGTCTGGTCGCGTCAACAAGCGGAGCAAGTCGCCCTGACGAAAGAAACGACGGCTCCGAATATCGACTTGAACTATGAGTTGGTCGCTCCGGACATGTGGGTCTGGGACACATGGCCGCTGCAAAATCGAGACGGCTCCCTTGCAACCGTGAAAGGCTACCGGGTCGCATTCGCGCTGGTCGCCCCTCATACGTATACTTGGCACGAGCGTCATACGCATGCAAGAATCGGCATGTTCTATTCCAAGAACGGCAAAGACTGGACGTATGCCGGCATTCCTTACGACTATGATAAAGCGTTAGGTCACATGCAATGGGCCGGAACGGCGATGCTGGACGAAAAAGGGAAAGTTCATCTCTTTTACACCGCAACCACGGATATGAACGCGAACGGCGGGAAAGCGTGGGATGAAACGAATTGGACGCAGCGGGCCGAGCAGCGGATCGCCAAGACGACCTTCGACATCGGCGCGGACAGAGACGGCGTACATCTCACGAACGAAGGCAAACACCAGATCATTCTAGAAGCGGACGGATACCATTACGAGACGGTTGAAAACTGGAACGGAAATATCATTCCCGCATTCCGCGATCCGTTTTTCTTCCAAGATCCGAACACCGGCAAAGAATATATTATTTTCGAAGGACAAGCCGGCAGCAACAGAGCTCAATTGAAGCCTGAAAATATCGGCGACGAAGAATACCGTCAGACGCATTCCGTTCCTGCAGGCGCGGAAAAGTACAGCGGTAACATCGGGATCGCGGAAGTTCTCGACCAAGACGTCACGAAGCTGAAGCTTCTGCCGCCGCTGCTCGAGTCGGTCGGGACGAACCATCAGTTGGAGCGTCCGCACGTCGTCGTCAACGGAGACAATTATTACCTGTACACGATCAGCCATACGTTCACGTATGCATCCGGCTTGACCGGTCCGGACGGCGTCTACGGTTTTGTCGGGAAAGGCGGAATCCGCAGCGACTACAAGCCGCTGAACGGCTCCGGTCTCGTCATCGGCAACCCGTCGGACAATCCTTACCAAGCGTATTCCTGGATGGTGCTTCCGGACGAAACCGTCATCAGCTTCATCAACGAACCGCGCGACGAGAACGGCCAAGTGCATTACGCAGGTACGTTCGCGCCGACGTTGAAGCTGAACGTGGACGGCGACAAGACGGAAATCGTGAAAGAAATGCAGCCGGGTGAAATTACGCCGTTCGGCGCAAACCGCTAA
- a CDS encoding glycoside hydrolase family 68 protein, which yields MILRKRKKAWTMLAMAVCFSVTAMMPVTSQGAETTVNWTREQASRIELNQDNTLPYFEIDKLEKLAPGYHIWDTWPLMNRDGSTASIKGWKVLFALSAPNDVLPGKVHDIATIRYFYSKNGKNWTFGGDLFPKGTPLGSRQWAGSAMADGDDIYAFYTATGREGEERLTYEQRLALGTGKIVADQNGVRFEQWDKHRIILEPDGKWYETYEQAKQGEGGGYAFRDPMWFQDPQSGKEYLLFEGMSGGVVTERACKPEHAGSPEFAAPPEAVHQNGNIGIAEVTGDVDRVTMLPPLLEANCVNEELERPHIVVKDKKYYLFTDTHINKYAPGLSGPEGLYGFVSDTLIGGYKPLNGSGLVLANPPENPYQAYSWLVTPELNVVGFAHFGDLGGMAIGDVGNQSPEFQFAHWGGTLAPTVKLSIDGDRTKIEKELPQGWIK from the coding sequence ATGATTCTTCGAAAACGCAAGAAAGCATGGACGATGCTCGCCATGGCGGTCTGCTTCTCCGTCACCGCGATGATGCCGGTCACGTCGCAAGGCGCGGAAACGACCGTGAATTGGACCCGCGAACAAGCGTCAAGAATCGAATTGAACCAAGACAACACGCTGCCGTATTTCGAAATCGACAAGCTGGAGAAACTGGCGCCCGGATATCATATTTGGGATACTTGGCCGCTCATGAACCGCGACGGCTCCACCGCCAGCATCAAGGGCTGGAAAGTGCTGTTCGCGCTATCCGCCCCGAACGACGTTCTGCCGGGCAAAGTTCATGATATCGCTACGATTCGTTATTTCTATTCGAAGAACGGCAAAAATTGGACGTTCGGCGGCGACTTGTTCCCGAAAGGAACGCCGCTCGGTTCCCGGCAATGGGCAGGTTCGGCCATGGCGGACGGGGACGACATCTACGCCTTCTACACCGCTACCGGCCGGGAAGGCGAAGAACGGCTGACGTACGAGCAGCGGCTTGCCCTAGGCACAGGCAAAATCGTCGCCGACCAGAACGGCGTCCGTTTCGAACAATGGGACAAGCATCGCATCATTCTCGAACCGGACGGCAAATGGTACGAAACCTACGAGCAAGCGAAGCAGGGAGAGGGCGGCGGCTATGCGTTCCGCGATCCGATGTGGTTCCAAGATCCGCAATCGGGCAAGGAATACCTGTTGTTCGAAGGCATGTCCGGCGGCGTCGTCACCGAACGCGCCTGCAAACCCGAGCATGCCGGCAGCCCCGAGTTTGCGGCGCCTCCGGAGGCCGTTCATCAGAACGGGAATATCGGCATCGCCGAAGTGACGGGAGACGTGGACCGCGTCACGATGCTTCCTCCGCTGCTCGAAGCGAACTGCGTGAACGAAGAGTTGGAACGACCGCATATCGTCGTCAAAGATAAGAAGTATTATTTGTTCACCGACACGCACATCAATAAATATGCGCCTGGATTGTCAGGCCCTGAAGGATTGTACGGCTTCGTCTCGGATACGCTGATCGGCGGCTACAAGCCGCTGAACGGGAGCGGCCTCGTGCTGGCCAACCCGCCGGAAAACCCGTACCAGGCTTATTCCTGGCTCGTTACGCCGGAGTTGAACGTCGTCGGTTTCGCCCATTTCGGCGATTTGGGCGGCATGGCGATCGGGGATGTCGGCAACCAATCTCCGGAATTCCAATTCGCGCACTGGGGCGGAACGCTCGCGCCTACCGTGAAGCTTTCCATCGACGGAGACCGGACGAAGATCGAGAAGGAATTGCCGCAGGGTTGGATAAAGTAA